DNA sequence from the Leptolyngbya sp. CCY15150 genome:
AATGTCAGGAGATGCGCTGATGACTGGGGAGTTTTCAAGCATACGTCGTTGACCTCTAGACTTCGTACCTACAGTCTACCAATTCTCCACAGCAGCATCGTCTAAGATGGCTTCAGGGTAAGCGATCAACGCAGTTCAACAAGTATTGACAACAACACTTGCGGGGCAGAGTTGCTATTGCTGTTCATTTTGGCTTACGAGATAATTGCTTACACAGATTGGGCAGAAGGTCGTTAAGGGCGATCGCCCCTAGGAGGACATGTATGGCGAAAGTTGAACGGGATGAAGAGCGGGAAGAACGGATCACGATGGAGATTGTGGTGGATACCTACGGCCCGGAAGAGCAAGCGATGGGCTGGTACTACTACTTGCAGGACACCCTACAATTTCCCTTCACCGCCACCCGTATCCTTCAGCGGCGTATTGTCCCGTTGAAGGAAGACGCACCGGTGACTGTGGTGGGTATGGCATCGGAGGGTGAGTGTGAGCAGGAAATGTTTGTGGAAATTGAGTCGGATGGCGATATCTTGGCAGTGCCCTTGATCCAGATTGAAGCCCCAGAGGCCGATGCAAAGACCCAGCAAGCGATCGCTGACTGGCATTATTGGGTGAATCAGGGATATGAGTTTGG
Encoded proteins:
- a CDS encoding calcium-binding protein; amino-acid sequence: MAKVERDEEREERITMEIVVDTYGPEEQAMGWYYYLQDTLQFPFTATRILQRRIVPLKEDAPVTVVGMASEGECEQEMFVEIESDGDILAVPLIQIEAPEADAKTQQAIADWHYWVNQGYEFG